From the Chloroflexus aurantiacus J-10-fl genome, one window contains:
- a CDS encoding RHS repeat-associated core domain-containing protein, giving the protein MSLTTTSAGALASQQAFDPWGKVRAGSVGKTTLKYTGQRLDGTGLLEYHARYYDPGLGRFISADSVVPGRGR; this is encoded by the coding sequence GTGAGCCTGACGACCACCAGCGCCGGCGCGCTCGCCAGCCAGCAGGCATTCGACCCATGGGGGAAGGTGCGCGCGGGCAGCGTGGGGAAGACCACGCTGAAGTATACCGGCCAGCGGCTGGACGGGACGGGACTGCTGGAGTATCATGCCCGCTACTATGATCCGGGGCTGGGGCGGTTCATCAGCGCCGACAGCGTGGTGCCGGGGCGGGGGCGCTGA